A stretch of the Ischnura elegans chromosome 13 unlocalized genomic scaffold, ioIscEleg1.1 SUPER_13_unloc_3, whole genome shotgun sequence genome encodes the following:
- the LOC124172846 gene encoding uncharacterized protein LOC124172846 isoform X1 — MVSNVSANNAEVLVEERLLNALFTGSVLQHRELLDMLEDVDVRGMRQKTLLHVAVRLGKVEWVEELLERGADPIKTDENQENALSAAAEMARQFPEDTDRLQVLKLVTSAHRRDQAMMRRLEASSSDSTDQGTPVDRPDCDSASLRLGEEMKCMVRQLSSSYKELNRQMRGRDTLLRCLGDAVTSIAEEVTSIKSGLEGENVVRPPLSDQARTRQECVDAMLRRTQIVYGHGWEFMRRLYERLYDEDECTACTLKYLCGDDRVTVLVDCVSKFVMRLKRSFVDLDGSEWDGSSRSSFCDLETDTVYLGAKVSSDNGENQVAARLVRCLSQLVLKFAFCYGGRPYEPGSERELEWMRALHKVEKKQEKGGNLHFWFSVALGKSTLGAKVCLLAAAVPAIIAWDGSAEGRAVLQEQAPLLLLLYCLHVQPTLLADARGSS, encoded by the coding sequence ATGGTGAGCAACGTTTCTGCTAACAACGCCGAGGTATTAGTAGAGGAGAGGCTCTTAAATGCATTGTTTACTGGTTCAGTGCTGCAGCATAGAGAGTTACTAGACATGCTGGAAGATGTGGACGTACGGGGAATGCGACAAAAAACACTCTTGCATGTTGCAGTGAGACTTGGGAAAGTTGAGTGGGTGGAGGAGCTGTTGGAACGTGGGGCTGACCCAATAAAAACAGATGAAAATCAAGAGAACGCACTGTCTGCGGCTGCGGAGATGGCACGACAGTTTCCCGAAGACACGGACCGCTTACAAGTGCTTAAGTTGGTGACCTCGGCACACCGGAGGGACCAGGCTATGATGCGTCGCCTGGAAGCATCTTCTAGTGATAGCACAGACCAGGGAACACCAGTGGACAGACCAGATTGCGATAGTGCTTCTCTCAGGTTGGGAGAAGAGATGAAATGTATGGTGCGTCAATTGAGTTCCTCCTACAAGGAACTCAACCGACAGATGCGCGGACGTGATACACTCTTGCGTTGCCTGGGAGACGCTGTGACATCAATAGCGGAGGAGGTGACGTCGATTAAGTCTGGCCTAGAAGGGGAGAATGTTGTGAGACCGCCCCTGTCCGATCAGGCCCGAACTAGGCAGGAATGCGTGGATGCCATGTTGCGGAGGACTCAAATAGTGTACGGACATGGATGGGAGTTTATGCGAAGGTTATACGAGAGACTGTATGACGAAGACGAATGTACTGCGTGCACACTGAAGTACCTTTGTGGGGATGATAGAGTCACGGTATTAGTGGACTGCGTGTCAAAGTTCGTTATGAGATTAAAGCGTTCGTTTGTGGACTTGGATGGGTCTGAGTGGGATGGGAGCAGTCGATCTTCATTTTGTGATTTGGAGACTGACACTGTTTATTTGGGTGCGAAGGTGAGTTCGGATAATGGTGAGAACCAAGTCGCAGCTAGGCTAGTTCGGTGCCTCTCCCAGTTAGTtctcaaatttgcattttgctaCGGAGGGAGGCCGTATGAACCGGGCTCGGAACGCGAGCTGGAGTGGATGAGGGCGCTGCACAAGGTGGAGAAGAAGCAGGAGAAAGGAGGGAATCTGCACTTTTGGTTCTCCGTTGCGTTGGGGAAAAGCACGCTCGGGGCAAAGGTCTGTTTGCTTGCGGCGGCAGTCCCCGCGATTATCGCCTGGGACGGATCCGCAGAGGGCAGGGCTGTTTTGCAGGAGCAAGCCCCACTCCTCTTATTGCTGTACTGCCTGCACGTGCAACCAACACTGCTGGCCGACGCGAGG